Proteins from one Anopheles nili chromosome 2, idAnoNiliSN_F5_01, whole genome shotgun sequence genomic window:
- the LOC128731773 gene encoding ubiquinone biosynthesis O-methyltransferase, mitochondrial-like, with the protein MIGSRSVRLFHASVLIRRTSRSFSSPSETIRTQYSNVDLREVENLSKQSTEWWDPHGPIRGLHAMNTLRVPLIRDGLIATGTVEKNRINKPNVLENLNILEVGCGGGILTEALARLRANVVGIDPSEKLIKVAGEHAKESTSLKPEHIQYHTETIEQHAAKNAEHYDAVVASEVLEHVNDKVAFIEQCLNALKPGGSLFITTINKTTPSWLGAIVAAEQIFKLVPEGTHDWDKFISPLDLQRILTSYSCNTILIHGMFYQFWSNQWCWAQNTDINYALHAVKSKEL; encoded by the exons ATGATTGGCTCGCGATCTGTACGACTATTTCATGCATCAGTTTTAATAAGAAG AACATCCCgcagtttttcttcgccgtcAGAAACTATACGAACACAATACAGCAATGTTGATCTGCGAGAAGTAGAGAATCTTTCCAAACAGTCAACGGAATGGTGGGATCCGCACGGACCTATTCGAGGATTGCATGCGATGAACACTTTGCGCGTGCCATTGATTCGAGATGGGTTGATTGCAACGGGAACAGTAGAAAAAAATCGTATCAACAAGCCCAATGTTCTTGAAAACCTGAACATCCTAGAAGTTGGGTGTGGTGGAGGGATTCTCACGGAGGCTCTAGCTCGATTGCGTGCCAATGTAGTCGGTATTGATCCAAGCGAAAAGTTGATCAAGGTAGCAGGGGAACATGCCAAAGAAAGCACATCGCTGAAACCGGAACACATACAATATCATACGGAAACCATTGAACAGCATGCGGCTAAAAATGCTGAGCACTACGATGCCGTCGTGGCCTCGGAGGTGCTAGAACACGTGAACGATAAGGTGGCATTTATTGAGCAATGCTTGAATGCACTCAAACCTGGTGGATCACTGTTCATTACAACGATCAATAAGACAACGCCATCCTGGCTAGGGGCTATCGTAGCGGCAGAGCAAATTTTCAAACTTGTTCCAGAAGGCACTCATGATTGGGATAAATTCATATCTCCGCTCGATTTACAGAGAATTTTGACCAGCTACAGTTGCAACACTATTCTCATTCATGGAatgttttatcaattttggTCCAATCAGTGGTGCTGGGCTCAGAACACAGATATAAATTATGCGCTCCACGCAGTTAAAAGCAAAGAACTATAA
- the LOC128728558 gene encoding M-phase phosphoprotein 6 yields the protein MSIKMNKVQLSKGILQMKFMSRTKEKLEKEADNERGRALYASEITDKMLNETIKYVIEPSYVPCEDLIEGRVSYGGINPEIERIIEIESGENSLKREQEEAAKQAKMQTDVPDADMARFYSSVVHTINKKYDNHRKRLQHPLPLNIKRGPNRK from the exons ATGTCTATCAAAATGAATAAAGTTCAACTTTCCAAAGGAATTCTGCAGATGAAATTTATGTcccgaacgaaagaaaaattagaaaaagaagcagacaATGAAAGAGGACG AGCGCTCTATGCCAGTGAAATCACCGATAAAATGTTAAACGAAACTATCAAGTATGTGATCGAACCCAGTTATGTGCCATGTGAAGATCTGATCGAAGGCAGAGTAAGCTATGGAGGAATAAACCCGGAAATAGAGCGAATTATTGAAATCGAATCTGGAGAAAATTCTTTGAAACGAGAGCAAGAGGAGGCTGCAAAACAGGCAAAGATGCAGACGGACGTACCAGACGCAGATATGGCTAGGTTCTATTCTAGTGTGGTACACACCATTAACAAGAAATATGATAATCATCGAAAAAGACTACAACACCCGTTACCGTTGAATATAAAACGTGGCCCGAAccgtaaataa
- the LOC128730796 gene encoding nucleolar complex protein 2 homolog, with amino-acid sequence MKVKQSKKKEDFQNMSLDNFLDNMDVDVGDDEPEEKRKTKMKSNGVAKAKHMPHANGNTLNTKTSKKQTAKLAMAAKSASPETGPVKKKINGAKPPLNGKEQKSTVVEMVPKGEINGKAKKQKRQATEVMDVKNSQSSVDSLARPASKGDATKKSKENAAKKSKDKPIGKEKKLEQQDDSPEPKRLAKDKKKKGKLSPKKDSDDEANSDCESTMKEVEQEHQQALARLETTDPELFAFLKKNDEKLLKFGELSDSEFDDTDDELDANEEEEGSIHELPSKLEVASDESDFDPDEDDDEEQDGSDGDDAEENDDDEKEDVEDDDSTPGKKVTFKMLRSWTNDLTNMPVKHVKGIRSICKAFNSALYSVTGDKSVIPAYRVQGSAIFNGIVQTCVLHLGSAVRSFLAMNDKRQFKDLKNDRRFKKIRSCIRTYLIDLTNLLENVSSPHIMSVLLKHLHQFSSILVCYQTITKPMLKRLIVIWSRSEEETIRVLAFMCILKITHAQQSHFLSNVLKAMYLAYVKNSKFVSPNTLPNINFMRRSLAELFLLNFNLSYQHMFLYIRQLAIHLRNAVILQKKDSYQYIYNWQYINSLKLWGDILGAAHAHGGALEPLIYPFVSITIGVMKLIPSAQYFPLRFHCCRILIQLNAKTNIFIPVLPFLVEVLRSNSFNEDHKKLSMRPVNLTCLLRFSPANIQENAFKDAVIDQIYELVLEFAANESASVAFPEIVLPIILQLRHYAKSTKQYKYSRKMKQLSDKLMENYEFMEKRRIKMNIPLKEVDRIRAWEETIRVEGTPLAKFYATVAKETESVKRRHATDSEKISDYHLPTLKKLQKKPGKKQDGPVTLFPSDDEGEDDDNIGFDDMEQDDSDVEDDDESGMEEDSGDEEMDSEDEEDDEDEEEDEEEEVQVSKKRSAKSDKQKKKAQPDSDEECPLEDGKDSEQVDIVKDLKLDDWDD; translated from the coding sequence ATGAAGGTGAAACAgtcgaagaaaaaggaagactTTCAGAACATGTCCCTGGATAACTTTCTGGACAACATGGATGTGGACGTGGGAGATGATGAACCAGAAGAAAAGCGTAAGACTAAAATGAAATCGAATGGTGTtgcaaaagcgaaacacaTGCCGCACGCAAATGGTAATACTTTAAATACAAAAACCAGCAAGAAACAAACGGCTAAACTAGCGATGGCAGCGAAATCTGCATCACCAGAAACAGGACCGGTCAAAAAGAAGATAAATGGAGCCAAACCGCCGCTCAatggaaaggaacaaaaatcTACGGTGGTAGAAATGGTTCCAAAGGGCGAGATCaatggaaaagcaaagaaacagaAGCGCCAAGCGACTGAGGTGATGGATGTGAAAAATAGTCAAAGTTCTGTTGACTCTCTAGCGCGCCCGGCGTCTAAAGGAGATGCGACGAAAAAGAGTAAAGAAAATGCGGCAAAAAAGTCCAAAGACAAGCcaattggaaaggaaaaaaagcttgAACAACAGGATGATTCTCCGGAACCAAAACGGTTGGCAAaagacaagaaaaagaaaggaaaattatCGCCAAAAAAAGACTCCGACGATGAAGCAAACTCAGATTGTGAGTCCACCATGAAAGAGGTAGAACAAGAGCATCAACAGGCCCTGGCTAGACTCGAGACTACTGATCCAGAATTGTTCGCATTCTTGAAAAAGAATGATGAAAAACTATTAAAGTTCGGAGAGTTAAGCGATTCTGAGTTCGACGATACCGACGACGAACTTGAcgcaaacgaagaagaagagggtAGCATCCACGAGCTACCAAGCAAACTAGAAGTGGCCAGCGATGAGAGTGATTTTGATCCagatgaggatgatgacgaAGAACAGGATGGTAGTGATGGCGATGATGCTGAGGagaatgatgatgacgagAAAGAAGACGTTGAAGACGACGACAGCACACCCGGCAAGAAGGTGACGTTCAAAATGCTGCGATCTTGGACGAACGATTTAACCAACATGCCCGTGAAACACGTTAAGGGCATACGGAGCATTTGCAAAGCCTTTAATTCGGCACTCTATTCGGTTACAGGAGATAAAAGTGTAATTCCTGCATATCGCGTTCAAGGTTCAGCTATCTTCAACGGTATCGTGCAAACGTGCGTCCTGCATCTCGGGTCGGCCGTTCGAAGTTTCCTCGCGATGAATGATAAAAGGCAGTTCAAGGATCTGAAGAATGACAGACGTTTCAAGAAGATAAGGTCCTGTATCCGGACGTACTTGATCGATCTGACCAATTTGCTTGAGAACGTGTCCTCGCCTCACATCATGTCGGTGCTGCTGAAGCATCTGCACCAGTTTTCGTCCATCTTGGTGTGCTACCAAACCATCACGAAACCGATGCTGAAACGTCTGATCGTTATTTGGAGCAGATCGGAGGAGGAAACGATTCGCGTCCTGGCGTTCATGTGCATTCTGAAGATAACGCACGCCCAACAGTCACATTTCCTGAGTAACGTCCTAAAGGCGATGTATTTGGCGTACGTTAAAAACAGCAAGTTTGTATCCCCGAACACCTTGCCCAACATCAACTTCATGCGGCGCTCGCTTGCGGAGCTGTTCTTGCTTAACTTCAATCTCTCCTACCAGCACATGTTTCTGTACATCCGCCAGCTAGCGATCCATCTGCGAAATGCCGTAATTCTGCAGAAGAAGGACAGCTACCAGTACATCTACAACTGGCAGTACATCAATTCACTGAAACTATGGGGCGATATCCTTGGAGCAGCTCATGCACATGGTGGCGCGCTCGAGCCGTTGATCTATCCGTTCGTTTCGATCACGATCGGTGTCATGAAGCTGATTCCCTCAGCGCAGTACTTCCCGCTGCGCTTCCACTGTTGTCGCATCCTTATACAATTGAATGCCAAGACTAACATCTTTATTCCGGTGCTACCGTTCCTGGTGGAGGTATTGCGATCGAACAGCTTCAACGAAGATCACAAAAAGCTGTCAATGCGACCCGTCAATCTTACGTGCTTGTTGCGGTTTTCACCGGCCAACATCCAGGAGAATGCATTTAAAGACGCCGTGATCGATCAGATTTATGAGCTGGTGCTGGAGTTCGCAGCAAACGAGTCCGCATCGGTTGCCTTCCCGGAGATTGTGTTACCAATCATTTTGCAGCTCCGCCATTACGCGAAGTCAACGAAACAGTACAAATACTCGCGCAAGATGAAGCAACTGAGCGACAAGCTGATGGAGAATTACGAATTTATGGAAAAGCGCCGCATTAAAATGAATATTCCGCTCAAGGAGGTGGATCGTATCCGCGCCTGGGAAGAGACGATTCGCGTAGAGGGTACGCCTCTAGCGAAGTTCTACGCCACGGTGGCGAAGGAAACGGAATCGGTCAAACGGCGACACGCTACGGATTCGGAGAAGATCAGCGATTACCATCTGCCGACGTTGAAGAAGCTACAGAAGAAGCCCGGGAAGAAACAGGACGGTCCAGTGACGCTGTTCCCATCCGACGACGAGGGTGAGGATGACGATAACATCGGGTTCGATGACATGGAGCAGGACGATAGCGATGTAGAAGACGACGATGAATCGGGCATGGAAGAAGATAGTGGCGATGAAGAAATGGATTCTGAGGATGAAGAAGATGACGAGGATGAGGAGGAAGATGAGGAAGAGGAAGTACAGGTGTCGAAGAAGCGAAGTGCGAAGTCAgataaacaaaagaaaaaagcccaacCAGATAGCGATGAAGAATGTCCTCTAGAAGATGGAAAAGATTCAGAACAGGTAGACATTGTAAAGGATTTGAAGTTGGACGATTGGGACGATTAG
- the LOC128731534 gene encoding coiled-coil and C2 domain-containing protein 1-like: MFSFSKPAPPKRERKRDPSEFGIFGLSDDMTAIGDDVDDESDGDDALEAELAAITAGIGGARKAKPKPKPKGIVAPQELDAMVAASLRDIGSDDDGSDDGENDSDLMDELSAITGGAVEIEDDDDDDTANPPAVPPRKSSSSSDLVGLLKSRISMYTQAEESAKKSGDSSKARRFNRGLKTLKDQLRLAEAGKPVDQSDIPPEVSVKLAVPPKDSPENLVSPSAAPVRPAPPLPAAASTSSAEEAGPSRSAPPVPPMRKPKSPTASAEIPPEALSPENPKLRLLNERKAQYKQAALNAKKAGNNEQAMGYVKILKQFDVVIRAMENGEEVDLSRMPPAPPTNDSNSLQTSQPAVPSVSKPKVEEKVQKESEVPSPSLPVPSSVRQDGDEEEDEEEEQLIEASTVLEALEQRLEKFKSVEQAAKDEGNSSKARRIGRIVKQYQDAIKLHKAGKPIPIDELPTPPGYGPIPVNGSSKPTTPAATQKPLPPVPPRPQALSPLAPAAEPVPGTSKVSPKPSTTLFDKQLNVLVERHREYKQAAIEAKKAGDLEEAKECLRAFKGLEKLIEIARAGGRVDLTTIPIPLSKRNALDASFIMVNSEDCDQPGNDQAGGIEDPDGESRIRLEEQLSKQLIICRNTRDHHRAMGDVAGMNKFENLALNVQKDLDLVRLGHRQGMPLPKFHYEKLQFNVVKCHTDLSDNEVEICVLRGINYNVPNPKDVDTYVKFEFPYPQEDPLKGRTNIVKDNHSPEYNYQQTIEIQRNQRNCQRIFKRHALKCEVYSKGCRCCAHRASNGLFSCFSGFLRSDVLIGTATIKLQPLETQIEIHDSFPLMDGRRTVGGKLEVKIRVRNPILAKQIEQINERWVVFES, from the exons atgtttagTTTCAGTAAACCAGCGCCACCAAAGCGTGAACGGAAAAGAGATCCTTCCGAG TTTGGGATATTTGGATTATCCGACGACATGACGGCTATCGGGGATGATGTCGATGACGAAAGCGATGGGGACGATGCCTTAGAAGCAGAGCTAGCGGCGATTACGGCTGGAATTGGAGGAGCTCGGAAGGCAAAGCCGAAACCCAAGCCCAAAGGAATTGTAGCGCCACAGGAGCTGGATGCAATGGTGGCGGCTAGCTTGCGAGACATCGGCAGCGATGACGATGGGTCCGATGATGGAGAAAATGATTCGGATCTGATGGATGAATTATCAGCGATTACGGGTGGCGCAGTGGAAATCgaggatgacgacgatgatgatactGCTAATCCTCCCGCTGTACCTCCGAGAAAAAGTAGCTCGAGTAGTGACTTGGTGGGGCTGTTAAAATCACGTATCTCCATGTACACCCAGGCCGAAGAAAGCGCAAAGAAGTCCGGAGATTCTAGCAAAGCGAGAAGATTCAATAGAGGTCTTAAAACGCTCAAAGACCAGTTACGATTAGCCGAAGCTGGCAAACCGGTTGATCAAAGTGACATCCCTCCGGAAGTAAGCGTGAAGCTAGCTGTTCCACCGAAGGATAGTCCAGAGAATCTTGTCAGCCCTAGTGCGGCTCCCGTTCGTCCTGCTCCGCCACTACCGGCTGCGGCAAGTACGTCGAGCGCCGAGGAAGCTGGACCTTCACGATCTGCTCCACCGGTTCCACCAATGCGAAAACCGAAATCGCCTACCGCGTCCGCAGAGATACCGCCAGAAGCTCTTTCACCAGAAAATCCAAAACTGCGACTTCTGAATGAACGTAAAGCGCAATACAAGCAAGCGGCACTGAATGCCAAGAAGGCGGGCAACAACGAACAGGCGATGGGGTATGTCAAGATACTGAAACAATTCGATGTAGTTATCCGTGCCATGGAAAACGGTGAAGAAGTTGATTTAAGCCGAATGCCGCCGGCTCCGCCGACGAACGATTCGAATTCACTTCAAACCAGTCAACCAGCAGTGCCTTCCGTTTCCAAGCCGAAAGTGgaggaaaaagtgcaaaaggAGTCGGAAGTGCCTTCGCCGTCGCTTCCCGTTCCTTCCTCGGTGCGACAGGATGGTGACGAGGAAGAGGATGAGGAAGAGGAGCAATTAATAGAAGCTTCAACTGTTTTGGAAGCACTTGAGCAACGACTGGAAAAGTTTAAATCCGTTGAGCAGGCAGCCAAAGACGAAGGCAACAGCTCTAAAGCACGTCGAATTGGACGAATCGTTAAGCAATATCAGGACGCGATTAAGCTGCATAAGGCCGGTAAACCGATCCCAATCGATGAGCTTCCAACGCCTCCCGGTTATGGCCCGATCCCGGTCAATGGCTCCTCGAAACCTACTACGCCGGCAGCGACCCAGAAACCTCTGCCTCCGGTGCCTCCGAGGCCTCAAGCCTTATCGCCGCTCGCTCCGGCTGCAGAGCCAGTTCCTGGCACGAGCAAGGTGTCTCCCAAACCGTCCACCACGctgttcgataaacaattGAATGTTCTGGTTGAACGTCATCGCGAGTACAAGCAAGCGGCCATTGAAGCGAAGAAAGCAGGTGATCTGGAGGAAGCAAAGGAATGTCTACGGGCTTTTAAGGGCTTGGAAAAGCTAATTGAGATAGCCCGTGCGGGAGGAAGAGTTGATTTGACCACGATTCCTATTCCGCTTTCGAAGCGGAACGCACTCGACGCGTCATTTATCATGGTGAACTCAGAGGACTGTGACCAACCGGGGAACGACCAAGCAGGTGGTATTGAGGACCCGGATGGTGAATCGCGTATCAGGCTAGAAGAACAACTGTCGAAGCAGTTGATAATTTGTCGAAACACGCGCGATCATCACCGCGCCATGGGGGATGTTGCGGGTATGAATAAGTTCGAAAATTTGGCCCTTAACGTGCAGAAAGACCTCGATCTCGTGCGGTTGGGTCATCGGCAGGGTATGCCGTTGCCGAAGTTCCACTACGAAAAGCTTCAATTCAACGTGGTGAAATGCCACACGGACCTTTCGGACAATGAAGTGGAGATTTGCGTGCTGCGTGGGATTAATTACAACGTACCCAACCCAAAAGACGTCGATACTTACGTTAAGTTCGAGTTTCCCTATCCTCAA GAAGATCCGCTAAAGGGCCGAACGAACATCGTTAAGGATAACCACAGCCCCGAGTACAACTATCAGCAGACGATAGAAATCCAACGAAACCAGCGCAACTGCCAGCGAATCTTTAAACGCCACGCGCTGAAGTGCGAAGTCTATTCGAAGGG CTGCCGCTGCTGTGCTCACCGTGCATCAAATGGGCTTTTCTCCTGTTTCAGTGGTTTCCTGCGCTCGGACGTGCTGATCGGTACTGCGACGATCAAGCTGCAGCCGCTGGAGACGCAGATCGAAATCCACGACTCATTTCCG ttGATGGACGGCAGGCGCACGGTCGGTGGTAAGCTCGAGGTCAAAATACGCGTCCGTAATCCCATCCTCGCGAAACAAATCGAGCAGATTAACGAACGCTGGGTGGTGTTCGAATCGTAG
- the LOC128721165 gene encoding ubiquinone biosynthesis O-methyltransferase-like: MENNKSVTQSSHFVIFMLVLSFFQSMFARAFQKVSIAFLSLMEGLSMKSTAEEEIATFDQLSAHWWEPKGPMVLLHNLNKLRVPMVVEGLIKAGKLDRKQRYTTDALKGFTILDVGCGGGIYTEALAKLHATVVGIDPARHLIEVARAHSEQQSDIKDRCQYHMKSLEEYWESAKGKYDVVVLSETIEHVEDKSTLLKHISAVLKPGGSIFITTWNKSFVSWAISVVVLENITKRLPKGSHDFEKFISMDEAEAMLEGYSCRTIERRPYYLKFWEDEWVWVPFPQMGYALHAIKE, translated from the exons ATGGAGAACAACAAGTCGGTGACGCAGTCGAGCCATTTCGTCATTTTCATGCTGGTGTTATCCTTCTTCCAATCGATGTTTGCAAGAGCCTTTCAGAAGGTGTCGATTGCCTTCCTGAGCCTGATGGAGGGTCTATCGATGAAAAGCACGGCCGAGGAAGAAATTGCGACCTTCGATCAGCTCTCCGCGCATTGGTGGGAACCGAAAGGTCCTATGGTTTTGCTTCATAATCTGAACAAGCTGAG AGTTCCGATGGTTGTGGAAGGGCTCATCAAAGCTGGCAAGCTAGATCGCAAGCAGCGTTACACGACGGACGCCCTCAAAGGCTTCACGATTTTGGACGTCGGTTGTGGTGGAGGAATCTACACGGAAGCTCTCGCCAAACTGCACGCGACCGTGGTTGGTATTGATCCGGCGCGGCACTTGATCGAGGTGGCACGAGCACACTCCGAGCAGCAATCAGACATCAAGGACCGTTGCCAGTACCACATGAAATCGCTCGAGGAGTACTGGGAAAGCGCCAAGGGCAAGTACGATGTGGTGGTGCTTTCCGAGACGATCGAGCATGTTGAGGACAAGAGCACGCTACTGAAGCACATTTCGGCGGTGTTGAAACCGGGCGGCTCCATATTCATTACCACGTGGAACAAGAGCTTCGTGAGCTGGGCGatatcggtggtggtgctggaaaaCATTACGAAGCGGCTTCCGAAAGGTTCGCACGATTTCGAGAAGTTCATTTCGATGGACGAAGCGGAGGCTATGCTCGAGGGCTACAGCTGCCGCACGATCGAACGCCGACCGTACTACCTGAAGTTCTGGGAGGACGAATGGGTTTGGGTTCCGTTCCCGCAGATGGGCTACGCGTTGCATGCGATCAAGGAATGA
- the LOC128731293 gene encoding uncharacterized protein LOC128731293, producing MLPVLTDVSKFYNRLSILITVFITVNVYRVRADNCGQEELAKCARPFQVIQSSTDLSIATKKEDLDKICPDLSNGLHCIRSYTRRCMTLDQRNRFNELYNGTHQFVRDLCREGEYQSEYLSHAPCLQLVRPDYEVCGRKYHQTVTAISQQSTQAPHHHQQHHEHQHSAGHEDGSASGQHHERRHRNHRTASRTDEDDVRTVCCSFMEYLDCSEAAARNTCGRETAKFTRGFLDKMSSTLIRMYCENYYKSNKCPSMYTSASSSQWSQLHSTVLLVIPTIVSTIGSWSSVWWTLRPASLLRLR from the exons TGAATGTGTACCGAGTACGAGCCGACAACTGCGGTCAAGAGGAGCTAGCCAAGTGCGCCCGCCCGTTCCAGGTGATACAATCGTCGACGGATCTGTCCATAGCAACGAAAAAGGAGGACCTGGATAAAATATGCCC TGATCTAAGCAATGGTTTGCATTGCATAAGAAGCTACACACGGCGCTGTATGACCCTCGATCAACGCAATCGCTTTAACGAGCTGTACAACGGCACGCATCAATTCGTGCGCGACCTCTGCCGGGAGGGCGAGTACCAAAGCGAGTACCTTTCGCACGCACCCTGTCTGCAGTTGGTCCGCCCGGATTATGAAGTTTGTGGCCGGAAGTATCACCAAACTGTGACGGCGATCTCACAACAGTCTACTCAAGCAccgcatcaccatcagcaacaccacGAGCATCAACATTCAGCAGGACACGAAGACGGATCGGCGAGTGGACAGCATCACGAAAGACGACACAGGAACCACCGAACGGCTAGTCGTacggacgaggacgacgtgCGGACAGTGTGCTGTTCCTTCATGGAGTATCTCGATTGTTCGGAAGCGGCCGCCAGAAACACGTGTGGACGCGAGACGGCTAAGTTTACGCGCGGTTTTCTCGACAAAATGTCGTCCACGCTGATCAGG ATGTACTGCGAGAACTACTACAAGTCGAACAAGTGTCCCTCGATGTACACGTCCGCTTCCAGCAGTCAGTGGAGTCAGCTCCACAGCacggtgttgctggtgatTCCCACGATCGTCAGCACGATCGGCAGCTGGTCATCGGTGTGGTGGACGCTTCGACCCGCCAGCTTGCTACGGTTACGATAA
- the LOC128728547 gene encoding ubiquinone biosynthesis O-methyltransferase, mitochondrial-like — MLIYKLFVPQRLYLTIRTYRDFSSAAKFKQASFSNVDEKEMEQFTRHSAEWWHPHGPARGLLAMNAIRVPLIRDGLIAAGAVEKRRIFRPNVLEKVNILEVGCGGGFLTEALARLRANVVGIDPCEELIKVAIEHAKKSTTMEQNHIQYKVETIEQHASKHGERYDAVIASEVLDHINDKELFIKQCLDALKPGGSIFISTISRTVPAWVGIIFAGEQILKLIPEGSHEWHKFITPQEVERILCRYNCNTVLVRGMFYQFWSNQWSWTENTDMHYALHALKNYSYSTA; from the exons ATGCTTATATATAAACTATTTGTGCCACAACGATTATACCTAACGATCCG AACTTATCGTGATTTCTCGTCAGCTGCAAAATTTAAACAAGCATCCTTCAGCAACGTTGACGAGAAAGAAATGGAACAATTCACTAGACATTCTGCAGAATGGTGGCACCCGCACGGACCAGCTCGCGGGCTACTTGCCATGAATGCAATTCGCGTTCCATTGATACGAGATGGACTTATTGCAGCGGGAGCTGTTGAAAAAAGACGTATCTTTCGACCAAACGTTTTGGAAAAAGTGAACATTCTAGAAGTGGGTTGTGGTGGAGGATTTCTGACGGAGGCACTTGCTCGATTGAGAGCCAACGTGGTCGGTATCGATCCTTGCGAGGAATTGATTAAAGTAGCTATAGAGCATGCTAAAAAAAGTACAACAATGGAGCAGAATCATATTCAGTATAAAGTGGAAACCATCGAACAACACGCTTCTAAACATGGCGAACGCTACGACGCAGTAATAGCGTCAGAAGTATTAGATCACATAAATGATAAGGAGCTGTTCATTAAGCAGTGTTTGGATGCCCTCAAGCCAGGAGGATCCATTTTCATTAGCACGATCAGTAGAACTGTTCCGGCTTGGGTAGGGATAATTTTTGCAGGCGAGCAAATTTTAAAGCTCATCCCAGAAGGTTCACATGAATGGCATAAGTTCATAACACCTCAGGAAGTCGAGCGCATCCTGTGCAGGTATAACTGTAACACTGTTTTGGTCCGAGGCATGTTTTACCAATTTTGGTCAAACCAGTGGTCCTGGACGGAGAATACTGATATGCATTACGCTCTTCATGCCCTTAAAAACTACAGTTATTCTACAGCGTAA